A window of the Fibrobacter sp. UWP2 genome harbors these coding sequences:
- a CDS encoding sialidase family protein — MLGRIVLAEMTLVSLMAGTAFAEKYNWSNVRFDGGGFVSAVMPSEQVEGLIYARTDVGGIYRWDATTSRWIPLMDWISQNDVGLYGTEAFALDPNDPAKIYVLGGTGYFSKGRTAVLRSSDYGETWDTSYVEMLAHGNGMGRQTGEKLAVDPNNSNIVLCGSRTKGLYKSSDAGKTWTSLYQVALSSATESSLNGVNGISFVLFDKAGGKLADGSTSTIYLGISETKDNFQVSKDGGKTWSVVAGAPSGLMPHRAKIVDGDMFITFADGPGPYNISRGGVFKYNMASGAWTDITPSDSVEVNNGDPNAAKQMKLEVDQSSYGGIAIDPKDKNHIVVTTLGKYTGRHYYKDGTENYGDRIYVTTDGGKTWKHGQHYNDGVNMDENGNAWIHGNAIHWAGSIEFDPFNSKKVWVTSGNGVFQTDDITADVPVWKFQSRGIEETVPLDVVSIPGGPLVTAIGDYDGASYYNINESYDRPKPIVGTTESMGYAAQSGSLVRTGVITVYGQYESINYKVMYRSEDYGKTWDSLKTTLKGEKGLVVLSADGKVILHRPDQSASVYRSDDNGVSWTETKTGEQTQYARIVADPVNADAFYVMNAMGTLYRSKDGGKNFNAATARLQNESAGEYYNGGGLIRTVPGREGHLWVPMDQAQMWLAKGYSENGLAYTEDGGETWNRCEGASTAIAVGVGKAKEGAAYETIFIWGAAKEGDPIGIYRSTDKCKTFERINDDAHQFGGPGNGNLVQGDMNNFGVVYMSTVGRGLVVGAPEGTDIVLGNRQIALPVSPRLHQEKRTLHVTAPMDGMLALFSVNGKMVLSKQVAGIAHVSLESLPAGRYVAKLLNSTGKPLAVKLLQIK, encoded by the coding sequence ATGCTCGGAAGAATAGTTCTTGCAGAAATGACGCTGGTTTCGCTTATGGCGGGAACGGCGTTTGCCGAAAAGTACAACTGGAGCAATGTCCGCTTCGATGGCGGCGGCTTTGTGAGCGCCGTGATGCCCAGCGAGCAGGTCGAGGGGCTGATTTATGCCCGCACCGACGTGGGCGGCATTTACCGCTGGGACGCGACTACTTCACGCTGGATTCCCCTGATGGACTGGATTTCTCAGAACGACGTGGGCCTTTACGGTACCGAGGCTTTTGCTTTGGACCCGAACGACCCCGCGAAAATCTACGTGCTGGGCGGTACGGGATACTTTAGCAAGGGCCGCACGGCGGTGCTCCGCAGCAGCGACTACGGCGAGACCTGGGACACGAGCTACGTGGAAATGCTTGCCCACGGCAACGGCATGGGCCGCCAGACGGGCGAGAAGCTCGCGGTGGACCCCAACAACTCGAATATAGTGCTTTGCGGGAGCCGTACCAAGGGGCTTTACAAGAGTTCCGACGCGGGTAAGACATGGACCAGCCTTTACCAGGTGGCGCTCTCGAGTGCGACCGAGAGCAGCCTGAACGGCGTCAACGGCATCAGCTTTGTGCTCTTTGACAAAGCGGGTGGCAAGCTCGCCGATGGCAGCACCTCGACTATTTACCTAGGCATTTCTGAGACCAAGGACAATTTTCAAGTGAGTAAGGACGGCGGCAAGACTTGGAGTGTGGTTGCCGGCGCCCCCTCGGGGCTCATGCCCCATAGGGCCAAGATCGTGGACGGCGACATGTTCATCACGTTTGCTGACGGTCCTGGCCCTTACAACATTAGCCGTGGCGGCGTGTTCAAGTACAACATGGCCTCGGGCGCGTGGACCGATATCACGCCCTCCGACAGCGTGGAGGTGAACAACGGTGACCCCAATGCCGCAAAGCAGATGAAGCTGGAAGTGGACCAGAGCAGCTACGGCGGCATTGCTATTGACCCCAAAGACAAGAACCACATTGTGGTGACGACCTTGGGCAAGTACACCGGCCGCCATTACTACAAGGACGGCACCGAGAACTACGGCGACCGCATTTACGTGACGACGGACGGCGGCAAGACGTGGAAGCACGGCCAGCACTACAACGATGGCGTAAACATGGACGAGAACGGCAACGCCTGGATCCACGGCAACGCCATCCACTGGGCGGGCTCCATTGAGTTTGACCCGTTCAACAGCAAAAAGGTCTGGGTCACCAGCGGCAACGGCGTTTTCCAGACGGACGACATCACCGCCGACGTGCCGGTGTGGAAGTTCCAGAGCCGCGGCATCGAGGAAACTGTCCCGCTCGATGTGGTGAGCATTCCCGGTGGCCCCCTGGTGACGGCGATTGGCGACTATGACGGCGCCAGCTACTACAACATCAACGAAAGCTACGACCGCCCCAAGCCGATTGTGGGCACGACCGAGAGCATGGGCTACGCCGCGCAATCGGGCTCCCTGGTGCGCACGGGTGTCATCACGGTTTACGGGCAGTACGAGTCCATCAACTACAAGGTGATGTACCGCTCCGAAGACTACGGTAAGACCTGGGACAGCCTCAAGACGACGCTCAAGGGCGAGAAGGGCCTGGTGGTGCTCTCTGCTGACGGCAAGGTGATTTTGCACCGCCCGGACCAGAGTGCAAGCGTCTACCGCTCCGACGATAACGGGGTGAGCTGGACTGAGACCAAGACGGGCGAGCAGACGCAGTATGCGCGCATTGTCGCCGACCCGGTGAATGCCGATGCGTTCTACGTGATGAACGCCATGGGCACGCTCTACCGCTCCAAGGACGGCGGCAAGAACTTTAATGCAGCCACGGCGCGCCTGCAGAACGAGAGTGCCGGCGAGTATTACAATGGGGGTGGCCTTATACGTACCGTCCCCGGTCGCGAGGGACACCTGTGGGTTCCCATGGACCAAGCGCAAATGTGGCTCGCGAAGGGTTATAGCGAAAACGGCCTTGCCTATACCGAAGATGGTGGCGAAACCTGGAACCGCTGTGAGGGCGCAAGCACCGCCATCGCCGTGGGTGTCGGCAAGGCGAAGGAAGGTGCTGCTTACGAGACCATCTTTATTTGGGGTGCCGCGAAGGAAGGCGACCCGATTGGTATCTACCGCAGTACTGACAAGTGCAAGACTTTCGAGCGCATCAACGACGACGCCCACCAGTTCGGCGGCCCCGGCAACGGCAACCTCGTCCAGGGCGACATGAACAACTTCGGCGTGGTGTACATGAGTACGGTGGGGCGCGGCCTTGTGGTAGGCGCTCCCGAGGGTACGGATATTGTTTTGGGAAACAGACAGATTGCCTTGCCTGTATCGCCCCGCCTGCATCAGGAGAAGCGTACGCTCCATGTGACGGCGCCGATGGACGGTATGCTTGCCCTGTTCTCCGTAAACGGCAAGATGGTGCTTTCCAAGCAGGTGGCAGGGATCGCGCACGTTTCGCTAGAATCGCTCCCCGCCGGCCGCTACGTGGCGAAGCTGCTCAATTCTACGGGTAAACCTCTTGCAGTCAAGTTGCTCCAAATAAAGTAA
- a CDS encoding DUF4391 domain-containing protein, translating into MYFSKTSLGILLLAIVAGSTTLHAEEKSMWQKFKDFFSPVPTVEGEGPEYDELRALDQEINKLEGKYSRERRPNNKQRIKKELDQLKSKREALAQKIKAKEAAAKNQPNPAPSSAKPQSSSSVTSSAATAVPVCGHDTVFVHDTVTVHDTLYVIVANPKATADSTQSNTAAEAPTVPGNK; encoded by the coding sequence ATGTATTTTAGCAAAACAAGTCTTGGAATTTTACTTCTCGCCATCGTGGCGGGCTCCACCACCCTCCACGCCGAAGAAAAATCCATGTGGCAAAAGTTCAAGGACTTCTTTTCGCCTGTACCGACGGTCGAGGGCGAAGGGCCCGAGTACGACGAACTGCGGGCGCTCGACCAAGAAATCAACAAGTTGGAGGGCAAATACTCCCGCGAACGCAGGCCAAATAACAAGCAGCGCATCAAAAAGGAGCTTGACCAACTGAAGTCGAAGCGCGAAGCCCTCGCCCAAAAAATCAAGGCCAAGGAAGCCGCAGCCAAGAACCAGCCCAATCCCGCCCCGAGCAGCGCCAAGCCGCAAAGTTCCTCTTCCGTCACATCCTCTGCCGCTACAGCAGTCCCGGTTTGCGGGCACGACACGGTCTTTGTCCACGACACCGTCACCGTGCACGACACGCTCTACGTGATTGTCGCGAACCCAAAGGCAACAGCCGATTCCACGCAGTCCAATACTGCGGCAGAAGCCCCTACGGTTCCAGGTAATAAGTAG
- a CDS encoding HAD-IIA family hydrolase, with protein MDPFETSIYKRYQSIVESFLGGRPAACAHRAGAEPRRVRMAELLDRYDAFCFDGYGTLYNRGDFVYPGALEWFRALRAAGKQLRLVTNAASNTDDVLAAEADARGFDFVETETVSSGSLLKDFVKRLPDAPRDTYYIGRATGVNVLAECGIAAVENPVSPVVAVSSSTATDEMYAHAVEILRRPGAVLLVLNSDAWAPNIDGTRKPVSGALAERMRLDAGDPATYYFGKPFPAIWDRVRESLPAGARVLMVGDTLGTDVYGAAVAGFDSALVVGRNVPAAALAADEIALGIRPTYYLEP; from the coding sequence ATGGACCCGTTCGAGACATCCATCTACAAACGCTATCAATCTATTGTCGAGTCTTTCTTGGGAGGGCGGCCCGCGGCTTGCGCTCACCGTGCGGGGGCGGAACCTCGCCGAGTCCGCATGGCGGAACTCTTGGACCGCTATGACGCCTTTTGCTTTGACGGTTACGGGACTCTCTATAACCGCGGCGATTTCGTGTACCCCGGGGCGCTGGAATGGTTCCGTGCGTTGCGTGCCGCGGGCAAGCAACTGCGGCTTGTGACGAACGCCGCCTCCAATACCGACGACGTGCTGGCGGCCGAGGCCGATGCCCGCGGGTTCGACTTTGTCGAGACGGAGACGGTTTCGTCGGGGAGCCTGCTCAAGGATTTTGTGAAGCGCCTGCCGGACGCCCCCCGCGACACCTATTACATTGGACGTGCCACTGGGGTGAACGTGCTTGCCGAGTGCGGGATTGCCGCCGTGGAGAACCCTGTGTCGCCGGTGGTGGCGGTGTCATCTTCGACTGCGACGGACGAAATGTACGCCCATGCGGTGGAAATTCTTCGTCGCCCGGGGGCCGTGCTCCTGGTGCTCAACTCCGACGCCTGGGCGCCGAACATTGACGGCACGCGCAAGCCCGTTTCGGGGGCGCTCGCCGAGCGCATGCGCCTGGATGCGGGTGACCCTGCGACTTACTACTTTGGCAAGCCTTTCCCCGCCATTTGGGACCGCGTGCGCGAATCGCTCCCGGCGGGAGCCCGCGTGCTGATGGTGGGCGATACGCTTGGGACCGATGTCTATGGTGCCGCTGTCGCCGGTTTTGACAGTGCGCTTGTTGTGGGGAGGAACGTGCCCGCTGCCGCTTTGGCTGCGGACGAGATCGCCCTCGGCATCAGGCCTACTTATTACCTGGAACCGTAG